A single genomic interval of Spirosoma taeanense harbors:
- the cdaA gene encoding diadenylate cyclase CdaA, with protein sequence MLAFRLGFLDVGWLDLIDIALVALLIYQIYNLVRGSVASRVFIGYLLVYLAYLLVKALGLNLLTTILEYFISVGALALIIIFQQEIRRFLLLIGKSTNVANSRWLRRWLLRQSGMPEPTTPLRPILDACKTLSTEFSGGLLVIRKNDDMQKFAQSGEVIDAEVSKPLLLAIFSQYSPLHDGAVIISDGRILAARCILPVSDDDELPPALGFRHRAAVGMSEATDAAVIAVSEESGRLALALNGELFTNLTIGELEDRLGRYLREPGLPKPELQ encoded by the coding sequence ATGCTGGCCTTTCGCTTGGGCTTTCTGGACGTCGGCTGGCTCGACCTGATCGACATCGCGCTGGTCGCCCTGCTGATCTACCAAATTTACAATCTTGTCCGGGGCAGTGTAGCCAGCCGGGTGTTCATCGGCTATCTGCTCGTTTATCTGGCCTATCTGCTGGTGAAAGCCCTCGGTCTGAACCTGCTGACTACCATTCTGGAGTATTTTATCAGTGTGGGTGCGCTGGCGCTGATCATTATTTTCCAGCAGGAAATCCGGCGCTTTCTCCTGCTTATCGGCAAATCGACCAACGTCGCCAACAGCCGCTGGCTCCGGCGCTGGCTGCTGCGTCAGTCCGGCATGCCCGAGCCAACAACGCCCCTCCGTCCTATCCTGGATGCCTGCAAAACCCTGAGCACCGAGTTTTCGGGCGGCCTGCTGGTCATCCGCAAAAACGACGATATGCAGAAGTTCGCGCAGTCGGGCGAAGTGATTGACGCCGAAGTGTCCAAGCCCTTGCTCCTGGCCATTTTCAGTCAGTATAGTCCATTGCACGACGGGGCCGTAATCATCAGCGACGGCCGGATTCTGGCGGCCCGCTGCATTCTCCCTGTTTCGGACGATGATGAACTGCCGCCCGCTCTGGGCTTCCGGCACCGGGCCGCGGTGGGCATGAGCGAAGCCACCGATGCAGCCGTCATCGCAGTATCCGAAGAGAGCGGCCGGCTGGCGCTGGCGCTTAACGGCGAGCTGTTCACTAACCTGACCATTGGCGAACTGGAAGACCGGCTGGGTCGGTATCTGCGCGAACCCGGGCTGCCCAAACCCGAGTTGCAGTAA
- a CDS encoding phosphoribosylaminoimidazolesuccinocarboxamide synthase translates to MTIQETNFQFPGQTGFYRGKVRDVYAFPDKLVMIASDRISAFDVVLPRPIPYKGQVLNQTAEYFLRATADIVPNWLLSVPDPNASIGLRCEPYAVEMVVRGYMAGHAWRQYRDGHRTLCGVALPDGLRENDRLPQPIITPSTKAHEGHDEDISREEILSQGIVNEADYSQLEQYALALFERGTAMAAERGLILVDTKYEFGNLDGKVYLIDEVHTPDSSRYFYADVYADNQRGGSRRNNCRKNSLENGLLRTGFRAKQVRPYRPCQMNG, encoded by the coding sequence ATGACCATTCAGGAAACCAATTTTCAATTCCCCGGCCAGACAGGTTTTTACCGGGGCAAAGTCCGCGATGTCTATGCCTTTCCCGATAAACTGGTAATGATTGCCTCGGATCGGATTTCGGCCTTCGACGTTGTTCTGCCCCGGCCTATTCCCTATAAAGGCCAGGTGCTGAACCAGACCGCCGAGTATTTTCTGCGTGCAACGGCCGATATTGTGCCGAACTGGCTCCTTAGTGTACCAGACCCGAATGCCAGCATCGGTCTCCGCTGCGAACCTTATGCAGTCGAGATGGTGGTACGCGGTTACATGGCGGGCCACGCCTGGCGGCAGTATCGCGACGGACACCGGACGCTCTGCGGGGTAGCGCTCCCCGATGGATTACGGGAGAATGACCGCCTGCCCCAGCCGATCATTACGCCCTCGACCAAAGCCCACGAGGGCCACGACGAAGACATCAGCCGGGAGGAAATTCTGAGCCAGGGTATCGTTAACGAAGCCGATTACAGTCAGCTGGAGCAGTACGCACTGGCGCTGTTTGAACGCGGTACGGCTATGGCTGCGGAGCGTGGGCTGATTCTGGTCGACACCAAATACGAGTTCGGAAACCTCGACGGTAAGGTTTACCTGATCGATGAAGTCCACACGCCCGACTCGTCACGGTATTTCTATGCCGACGTTTACGCCGACAACCAGCGGGGGGGCAGCCGCAGAAACAATTGTCGAAAGAATTCGTTAGAGAATGGCTTATTGCGAACGGGTTTCAGGGCAAAACAGGTCAGACCGTACCGACCATGTCAGATGAATGGGTAG
- a CDS encoding ribonuclease Z yields MQGAASAGTPINQGTTHHEPEHHRPANLPFTLTILGAGSATPALRYHPTAQLLTVGSDYMLIDCGEGTQLRLIEQKIRMGRLRYIFISHLHGDHYFGLPPLLSTLNLSGRTEDLFLFGPRGLDEVLTTIFRVSDSRLGYRLHFQVVDPAQPMRLLDHPQLTVESIPLQHRIDCSGYLFREKPHARRLLRERLPADVPVQYLKLLKEGHDILNADGQIIHAADDVTEPGPPARSYAFCSDTRYVEGLISQLRGVDLLYHEATFLDDNAQRAAEVYHSTASQAATIAARAEVGRLLIGHFSSRYKQYEDFLNEARAVFPETYLAIEGQTVLI; encoded by the coding sequence ATGCAGGGGGCGGCTTCAGCCGGGACACCGATTAACCAGGGCACCACACACCACGAACCGGAACACCACCGACCGGCCAATCTGCCGTTTACGCTGACGATCCTGGGCGCGGGCTCGGCCACGCCCGCCCTGCGCTATCACCCAACCGCCCAGTTGCTTACGGTTGGCAGCGATTATATGCTCATCGACTGTGGCGAAGGCACCCAGCTTCGGCTGATTGAGCAGAAAATCCGGATGGGGCGGCTGCGTTATATCTTTATCAGCCACCTCCATGGCGACCATTATTTCGGCCTGCCACCGCTCCTGTCAACGCTCAATCTTTCCGGTCGGACCGAAGACCTGTTTTTGTTTGGACCGCGCGGTCTGGATGAAGTGCTGACTACGATCTTTCGGGTATCGGACTCACGACTGGGCTACCGGCTGCACTTTCAGGTGGTGGATCCGGCTCAGCCAATGCGCTTGCTTGATCATCCGCAACTGACCGTCGAGTCGATTCCACTGCAGCACCGGATCGACTGCTCGGGCTATCTCTTTCGGGAGAAGCCCCACGCCCGCCGGCTGCTGCGCGAGCGGCTTCCGGCCGATGTGCCGGTGCAGTATCTGAAGCTGCTTAAAGAAGGACATGATATTCTGAATGCGGACGGTCAGATTATCCACGCAGCCGATGACGTAACGGAGCCGGGTCCACCCGCCCGCTCGTATGCGTTCTGCTCCGATACCCGCTACGTAGAAGGCTTGATTTCACAGCTCCGGGGGGTTGACCTGCTCTACCATGAAGCTACGTTTCTGGACGATAACGCCCAGCGGGCCGCCGAAGTCTATCATTCAACGGCCAGCCAGGCGGCTACCATTGCTGCCCGCGCCGAAGTGGGCCGGCTGCTGATCGGGCATTTTTCATCGCGGTATAAGCAGTATGAAGACTTTCTGAACGAAGCGCGGGCCGTATTTCCAGAGACTTATTTGGCGATAGAAGGTCAGACGGTGCTTATTTGA
- a CDS encoding STAS domain-containing protein has protein sequence MNYTIEKTEQYALIRLAESSFNEDITPTFETLSRNLFREGYSNIIVDMAPVQTVEPAGFSTIRKINRQCTNEVGILVLVTKNDELIESLDTAGISDLIILPTVEEAIDAVFMNELENDFRSEDDDEYDAGGGFSRDTD, from the coding sequence ATGAACTACACGATTGAAAAAACCGAACAATACGCGCTGATTCGCCTGGCTGAAAGCTCATTCAACGAAGACATCACCCCGACCTTCGAAACGCTGAGCCGGAATCTCTTCCGCGAAGGCTACAGCAACATCATCGTTGATATGGCGCCCGTGCAGACGGTGGAACCGGCGGGTTTCAGCACCATTCGGAAAATAAACCGGCAGTGCACTAACGAAGTTGGCATATTGGTGTTAGTGACTAAGAACGATGAGTTAATTGAATCGCTGGACACGGCCGGCATCAGTGACCTGATCATCCTGCCAACTGTGGAAGAAGCCATAGATGCCGTGTTTATGAACGAATTGGAGAACGATTTTCGCAGTGAGGACGACGATGAGTACGATGCAGGGGGCGGCTTCAGCCGGGACACCGATTAA
- a CDS encoding nitrilase-related carbon-nitrogen hydrolase, whose translation MPYKALALQLTCHAVNPYQTRDEAETVMLKSIDRVEKQLSASINHIGRDTLLVVVPEYFLTGFPMGETTEQWREKAALEINGRIYEALGAMVQRQQIYFSGNAYEQDPFFPELYFQTSFIIGPSGDVLLRYRRLNAMYAPTPHDVWELYLDAYGYDSLFPVVKTNIGNLACIASEEILYPELARCLAMRGAEVLLHSTAEVGSPLLTQRNVAKLARAVENMAYVVSANSAGLANSPMPFGSTDAGSKIVDPKGLVLAEAGYGESMVANADIDLAALRDFRQRPAAGNLLARQRYELYAESYARHSVFPPNTLLSQPAERQHFVRTQQEVIKKLYS comes from the coding sequence ATGCCTTATAAAGCCCTTGCTCTTCAGCTTACCTGCCACGCTGTCAATCCGTATCAAACCCGTGACGAAGCCGAAACCGTCATGCTGAAAAGTATTGACCGCGTCGAAAAGCAGCTGAGCGCGTCGATTAATCACATCGGCCGCGATACGCTGCTGGTAGTTGTGCCGGAGTATTTCCTGACGGGTTTTCCCATGGGCGAAACGACTGAACAATGGCGCGAAAAAGCTGCACTGGAGATCAATGGCCGTATTTATGAAGCCCTGGGCGCTATGGTGCAGCGTCAGCAGATTTATTTTTCCGGGAACGCGTATGAACAGGACCCTTTTTTTCCGGAACTCTATTTCCAGACCAGCTTTATCATCGGCCCCAGCGGGGATGTTCTGCTGCGCTACCGCCGACTGAACGCCATGTATGCCCCCACGCCCCACGACGTATGGGAGTTATACCTGGATGCCTATGGGTACGATTCGCTGTTCCCGGTGGTTAAAACCAATATTGGCAACCTGGCCTGCATTGCTTCGGAAGAGATTCTGTATCCTGAACTGGCCCGGTGCCTGGCTATGCGCGGAGCCGAAGTGCTGCTGCACTCAACCGCCGAGGTGGGCAGTCCGCTCCTGACCCAGCGGAACGTAGCGAAACTGGCGCGGGCCGTAGAGAATATGGCTTACGTGGTATCGGCCAACTCCGCGGGACTGGCCAACTCCCCCATGCCCTTTGGCTCGACGGACGCCGGATCGAAGATTGTTGATCCGAAAGGACTTGTGCTGGCCGAAGCTGGTTATGGAGAAAGCATGGTCGCGAACGCCGATATTGACCTGGCCGCCCTGCGCGACTTTCGCCAGCGGCCGGCAGCGGGCAACCTGCTCGCCCGGCAACGTTACGAGCTATATGCGGAGAGTTACGCCCGGCACAGCGTTTTTCCGCCTAATACGCTCCTGAGTCAGCCGGCCGAACGACAGCATTTTGTTCGGACGCAGCAGGAAGTCATTAAAAAACTGTATTCTTAA
- a CDS encoding RagB/SusD family nutrient uptake outer membrane protein, with product MKKKFLVLTTAVGLGLMSSCSKDFLETTPLGVANDQLLASKSGVNGALIAAYSLLDGVGAGPTNTASVSNWIFGSVASDDAYKGSDVGDQAQITTLERYSIQADLGLYNDKWVALYDGISRSNDVLKLIPRATDMTDAEKAQAMGEARFLRAWYHFEAKKIWNMVPYVDETVTDFINLPNDKDIWPKIEADFQYAIDNLAATRAQVGRASKWTAKAYLAKAHMYQQDYSAAKPLLDDVVNNGPFSLVASFHDNFRIVTENNSESVFEVQMSVGDGGSGQNGSWGDNWNFPYGSAPGGCCGFYQPSQNLVNAFKTDASGLPLLDTFNNVDVKNDEGLASTAAFTPYEGTLDPRLDWTVGRRGIPFLNWGVHPGRNWIRDQSFGGPYTFKKFFAYSGENAGAESPRANANNYRALRFADVLLMRAEVAAEENDLATALKIVNQIRSRAGNVVVTDAAGKPAANYLVKTYPAFPSQDFARKAVRFERRLELAMEGHRFFDLVRWGVASDVLNAYLAKESQKRTYLNGSTFVKGKNEFFPIPQAQIDIMGASVLKQN from the coding sequence ATGAAAAAGAAATTCTTAGTCTTAACAACAGCCGTCGGCCTGGGTCTGATGAGTTCCTGCAGCAAGGATTTTCTGGAAACAACGCCCCTGGGTGTTGCCAATGATCAACTGCTTGCCAGCAAATCCGGTGTAAATGGCGCCCTGATTGCCGCCTATAGTCTGCTCGATGGGGTAGGAGCTGGCCCTACCAATACAGCATCGGTCAGCAACTGGATATTCGGTTCTGTCGCTTCAGATGACGCCTATAAGGGAAGTGACGTAGGCGATCAGGCGCAGATAACGACCCTTGAGCGCTACTCCATTCAGGCCGATCTGGGCCTATACAATGACAAATGGGTAGCTTTATACGACGGAATTTCCCGCTCGAACGACGTATTGAAGCTGATTCCCAGGGCCACGGACATGACCGATGCCGAAAAAGCGCAGGCCATGGGCGAAGCTCGTTTTCTGAGAGCCTGGTATCACTTTGAGGCCAAAAAAATCTGGAACATGGTGCCTTACGTCGACGAAACGGTGACCGATTTTATCAATCTGCCGAACGATAAGGATATATGGCCAAAAATTGAAGCTGACTTCCAATATGCAATTGACAACCTTGCGGCCACCAGGGCGCAGGTTGGCCGAGCGAGTAAGTGGACCGCTAAAGCCTATCTTGCCAAGGCTCACATGTACCAGCAGGATTATTCGGCTGCTAAACCTCTGCTGGACGATGTGGTTAACAATGGTCCTTTTTCGCTGGTCGCCAGTTTCCACGATAACTTCCGGATCGTTACAGAAAACAACAGCGAGTCGGTTTTTGAGGTCCAGATGTCAGTTGGCGATGGCGGCAGCGGGCAAAATGGTAGCTGGGGCGATAACTGGAATTTTCCGTACGGGTCAGCGCCCGGCGGGTGCTGCGGCTTCTATCAGCCTTCACAAAACCTGGTTAATGCTTTCAAAACCGACGCCAGTGGTTTACCTCTTCTGGATACGTTCAATAATGTTGATGTGAAAAATGATGAAGGGCTGGCTTCTACGGCTGCCTTCACGCCCTACGAGGGTACGCTGGACCCCCGGCTAGACTGGACCGTGGGCCGCCGGGGTATTCCGTTTCTCAACTGGGGCGTTCATCCCGGCCGAAACTGGATTCGTGACCAAAGCTTCGGCGGACCATACACGTTCAAGAAGTTCTTTGCCTACAGTGGCGAAAATGCCGGTGCCGAATCGCCCAGAGCGAATGCCAATAACTACCGGGCTTTACGTTTTGCCGACGTTCTTTTGATGCGCGCTGAAGTAGCAGCTGAAGAAAACGACCTGGCTACGGCTCTGAAGATTGTAAATCAGATCAGGTCCCGGGCGGGCAATGTAGTCGTGACCGACGCGGCTGGTAAGCCTGCGGCCAACTACCTGGTTAAAACTTACCCGGCTTTTCCCAGTCAGGACTTTGCCAGAAAGGCGGTTCGCTTTGAGCGACGGCTGGAACTGGCCATGGAGGGCCACCGCTTTTTCGATCTGGTGCGCTGGGGCGTAGCGAGTGACGTGCTAAATGCTTACCTGGCTAAAGAAAGCCAGAAACGAACCTATCTGAATGGCTCCACTTTTGTGAAAGGAAAAAATGAATTTTTTCCCATACCGCAGGCCCAGATAGACATTATGGGCGCTTCCGTGCTAAAGCAGAATTAA
- the bshB1 gene encoding bacillithiol biosynthesis deacetylase BshB1 codes for MTVDVLAIAAHPDDIEMTCGGTILSLGAQGKTIAGIDLTRGELGTRGTPEIRLHESAEGARIMNLVARENMGFRDGFFRNDEEHQMALIPLIRQFRPEIVLTNAPDDRHPDHGRAAELVVQASFYAGLRQIKTTGKDGQPQEAHRPKFIYHFIQDRSLKPDFVVDVSPYWEGKLAAIKAYKSQFFDPESNEPDSYISGEAFMKFLESRTREHGHMIGVEFGEGFISKRMLGVADLFALV; via the coding sequence ATGACCGTTGATGTATTGGCAATTGCAGCGCATCCCGACGACATTGAAATGACCTGCGGAGGAACGATTCTTTCGCTGGGGGCGCAGGGAAAAACCATTGCAGGTATTGACCTGACCCGTGGCGAACTGGGCACCCGGGGCACTCCGGAAATTCGCCTGCATGAATCAGCCGAAGGAGCCCGAATTATGAATCTGGTTGCCCGCGAGAATATGGGCTTCCGGGATGGATTCTTCCGCAATGACGAAGAACACCAGATGGCCCTCATCCCATTGATCCGGCAGTTCCGACCCGAGATTGTGCTAACCAACGCCCCCGACGACCGGCATCCGGACCACGGGCGGGCCGCCGAACTGGTGGTGCAGGCTAGTTTTTACGCCGGGCTGCGGCAAATCAAAACCACCGGCAAAGATGGCCAGCCCCAGGAAGCTCACCGGCCAAAATTTATTTATCATTTTATCCAGGACCGCTCGCTCAAACCTGATTTTGTGGTGGACGTATCGCCTTACTGGGAAGGTAAACTGGCGGCTATCAAAGCCTACAAAAGTCAGTTCTTCGACCCGGAGAGCAACGAGCCGGACAGTTATATCTCGGGCGAAGCCTTTATGAAATTCCTTGAATCCCGTACCCGCGAACACGGTCACATGATTGGCGTTGAATTTGGGGAAGGGTTCATTAGTAAGCGGATGCTGGGCGTTGCCGATCTGTTCGCCCTGGTGTAA